A stretch of Triticum aestivum cultivar Chinese Spring chromosome 1D, IWGSC CS RefSeq v2.1, whole genome shotgun sequence DNA encodes these proteins:
- the LOC123179944 gene encoding uncharacterized protein At5g02240 has protein sequence MTTAAAAATMRLSSPFKAPPLRPPCHRVLPSMRVPRRAGLAVSAAAAGSPPTVLVTGAGGRTGQIVYKKLKERADQFVARGLVRTPDSKGKIGGGDDVFIGDIRDPGSIAPAIDGIDALIILTSGVPKMKPGFDPSKGGRPEFYFEEGSDPEQVDWIGQKNQIDAAKSIGVKQIVLVGSMGGTDINHPLNKLGNGNILVWKRKAEQYLADSGLPYTIIRAGGLQDKDGGVRELIVGKDDEILKTETKTIARADVAEVCIQALLFEEAKFKAFDLASKPEGEGTPTTDFKSVFAQIATRF, from the exons AtgaccacggcggcggcggcggcgacgatgcgTCTGTCTTCCCCCTTCAAGGCCCCGCCTCTCCGTCCTCCCTGCCACCGCGTCCTGCCATCGATGCGGGTCCCCAGGCGGGCCGGGCTGGCCGTCTCCGCggccgccgccgggtcgccccccACCGTGCTCGTCACCGGCGCCGGAGGACGGACAG GCCAAATTGTGTACAAGAAGCTGAAGGAGAGGGCAGACCAATTTGTTGCCAGAGGGCTAGTCAGGACGCCGGACAGCAAGGGTAAGataggcggcggcgacgacgtgtTCATCGGCGACATTAGGGATCCTGGGAGCATTGCTCCGGCGATCGACGGCATCGACGCGCTCATCATCCTCACCAGTGGGGTCCCAAAGATGAAGCCCGGGTTCGATCCTAGCAAGGGCGGTCGGCCGGAGTTTTACTTCGAGGAAGGGTCTGATCCCGAGCAG GTGGATTGGATAGGCCAAAAGAACCAAATCGACGCTG CCAAGAGCATTGGTGTAAAGCAGATAGTTTTGGTTGGATCCATGGGCGGAACAGATATCAACCATCCATTAAACAAGCTTGGGAATGGGAATATACTG GTGTGGAAACGGAAGGCAGAACAGTACCTAGCGGACTCTGGTCTACCATACACAATTATAAG GGCTGGAGGACtacaagacaaagatggtggtgTGCGTGAGTTGATTGTTGGAAAGGATGACGAAATCTTGAAGACGGAAACAAAAACTATTGCCAGGGCAGATGTTGCAGAAGTTTGCATACAG GCCTTGCTATTTGAGGAAGCAAAGTTCAAGGCGTTTGATCTGGCTTCAAAACCTGAAGGTGAAGGAACACCAACGACAGACTTTAAGTCTGTTTTTGCACAAATTGCTACTCGCTTCTAA